In Deefgea piscis, the genomic window CGCCTGCGGTGACTTCGGTGATCCAGGGTTGGACATGGTCGGCAAACAATGGTGCAAATACAAACAGACCCCACATGCCGTAAATAATCGATGGCACACCTGCGAGCAATTCAATACAAATGCCAAGCGGACGGCGTAGCCAAACGGGTGAGAGTTCAGTCAGGAAAATTGCAATACCAAAGCTGATCGGTACTGCAACAACCAAGGCAATTGCTGAGGAAATTAATGTGCCACGAATCGATGGCCAAGCGCCAAATTGATCGGTAACAGGGTTCCAATCACTTGAAGAAATAAAGCCAAGGCCGAAAGCTTTGATGCTAGGTAGGGCGCCATAGAGCAAAGAAATAATAATGCCGCTCAATAGAGCAAGCACAAAGAAAGCAAAGAAACGGGTGCTGTTGACAAAGAATGCATCTTGCAGTCGTTGTATTTTCATCCGTTGCGACATATTAGACATCAGTAATTCTCCGGTCCTCCAAAACTTAGAAACTAACAAGCACACTACTTAATTGAGTGTGCTTGTTTTCTGCGCGCGAATTGTATCTCTGCGCAATTCAATCGGGGAAATTATTTCCAGATTGGATTTTTTCCGTCGCTCAATTGTGTTTTCCAGTTGGACTTGATCATTGCAACCACATTGTCTGGCATTGGGATGTAATCCAGTTCAAGAGAAACTTTGTCTGCGTCTGCGCCATAAGCCCAATCGAAGAATTTAAGTACTTCTACGCCTTGGGTTGGTTTGTCTTGTTTTTTGTGCATCAAAATGAACGTAGGGCTAGCAATAGGCCATGCATCTTTGCCAGGTGCATTGGTGGTTACCAGGAACATACCCGGTGCGTTTTTCCAGTCGGCGCTGGCTGCAGCCGCTTTAAATGTCTCTTCTGACGGCTGAACAAATGCACCAGAGCTATTCGATAGCTGTGTATGTGAGAGTTTGTTTTGCTTGGCGTAAACAAACTCAACGTAACCGATAGCGCCTTTAATACGTTGAACGTAATTGGCTACACCTTCATTGCCTTTGCCGCCCACACCTGCTGGCCATTGTACTGAACTATTTGAGCCAACTTTTTGTTTCCACTCTGGCGAAACTTGCGATAGATAGTTTGTGAACAGGAAGGTTGTGCCAGAACCGTCGGAACGGCGTACAACTGTAATGTTCTGTGCTGGCAAGGCGACGCCAGGATTGAGTGCTGCTACAGCAGGGTCATTCCATTTTTTAACTTTGCCGAGGTAAATGTCGCTTAGCAAGGTCGCCGATAGCTTTAATTGGCCAGGTGCAATCCCTGGAATGTTCACAACAGGTACAACGCCACCCAGTACGGTCGGGAATTGAATTAAGCCGTCTTTATCTAGGTCAGCTGGTTTGAGTGGCATGTCTGTCGCACCAAAATCAACCGTTTTTGCTTGAATTTGTTTGATGCCACCGCCTGAGCCGATAGATTGGTAGTTCATGCCGTTGCCGGTTTTGGCTTTATACATCTCGGCCCATTTCGCATAGAGCGGGTACGGAAAGGTTGCACCTGCACCGGTAATGTCTGCAGCAATGACTTGGCTAAAAAGGCCAGCAGTTAAACCAGCGGTAACGAGCATTTTGTGAACTAGAGTCATAATCAGTTAAATCCCTTGGGTTTGTCTGAGTGTGTATGTATTGAACAAGCCGCATCGTAATCGTTTATTGTTTCCGAATTATTACAAAAATCCATGTGCTGAAGTATTGCGAAGAATTTGATATTTAAGGGGCTTGGGTTTTGCAGGGAAGCTGAGTGTATGTAGGGGATGGGGTGCATTATTTAAATCCTTGGGTTTAGGAATTATATGCATGCATGTCTTGGTTATGTTTGCGGGTTTGGGCTTTAGCGTTTGACGTTGATTGGCTGGGAACGTTACCATTTCTACTGTTGATAGGGATAAAGTAAATATGGCAAAGCAACTGGTGGTGGGTAATTGGAAGCTGCATGGCAGTATTGGTCAGGTTAAATCGGTTTTGGGGGAGATTGCCCAGGCTAAGCTACAGGCCAATGTGGGGGTCTGTGTCCCATATCCGTATGTGATGTTGGCAAGGCAGATTCTTCACAATACCCATGTGCAGTGTGGCGCTCAAGACGTTAGCCAGTATCACATCGGGGCATATACGGGTGAGGTGTCGTCGGGGATGCTCGCTGATATCGGGTGTGAGATGGTGATTGTTGGTCATTCTGAGCGTCGGCGATTATTTGGTGAGACGACAGAGCAAGCTGGTGTTAAAATGCGCGCTGCTCTAGATGCCGGCTTGTTTGGGATTTACTGTGTGGGTGAGTCCGCAGAGCAGCGACGTGAAGGTCGCGCAGAAGAAGTTGTTGCGGCTCAGTTACAGGTATTACAAAATTTACCAGTTGGATTGTATGCTGTGGCATACGAGCCTTCTTGGGCTGTAGGTAGTGGCATGGTTGCCTCCAGTGAGCAGATTTCGCCGATGCATGCATTGATTAAAAATCAATTAGATGAACGAGTTAAAGTTCTCTATGGCGGCAGTGTGAAGTCGAATAATGCAGAGTCAATTTTGGCTGTGCAGCATGTCGATGGGGTGTTGGTGGGGGGTGCAGCACTCTCCGCCTTCGAATTTGTAGAGATTTGCAAAGCGGCGCGCTGATGGTACAATTCACGTCGCTCTTGAAATGAGAAAATAATGGACTTTATTACCAGTTTAGTGCTTACCGTAAATGTGATTTCTGCTATCGCTGTCATTGTGTTGGTGTTGATGCAGCATGGCAAAGGTGCGGATATGGGGGCTGCATTTGGTAGCGGATCGGCCGGTAGTGTGTTCGGTTCGAGTGGCTCAGCTAACTTTTTAAGTCGCAGTACTGGCATTTGTGCAACAGTTTTTTTTGTTACGTCGATGGCCTTGGTTTTATTGACCGCACCAAAACAAACTGCCTCAATTATGTCGACAGTACAGCCAGCTGCAGTCGCATCTCAAGTTGAAGGGCAAAAAATTCCTGACTAAATCCATGCCATTGCATGTGGTTTGTCGGTATATACTAAGTTTGGCAGCTATGATGTTGTTAGTTTGCTGACTTAGTGCTTCAAATACGCTGGGGAATCCCAGCGTTTCTATGTAATAAAAATAACAATAAGCTGTCTAGCCTTTTTGTAATACTCTGAACTGGGGATTTTCATGCTGCAAAACTATTTCCCCATCCTGCTTTTTCTGTTGGTTGGTTTACTCGTGGGTGTTATTCCACTGGTGCTGGGCTACGGGGTGAGTAAGGTTTTGGGAACGGCTCGGCCAGATACGGCAAAAAACTCACCTTACGAATGTGGTTTTGAAGCATTCGAAGACGCGCGCATGCAGTTTGATGTGCGGTATTATTTGGTGGCGATTTTGTTTATCTTGTTTGATTTGGAAGTTGCATTTTTAGTTCCTTGGGCCGTTGTGCTTAAAGAATTGGGAATGTTCGGCTTTTTGTCGATGATGATTTTCTTGGCCATTCTGGTGGTCGGCTTCGTCTACGAATGGATGAAGGGCGCTCTAGAGTGGGAGTGAGACAAATGGAATCGCAAGAAAAAGGGTTTGTTACCACAACAGTGGATATGGTCATCAACAGCGCTCGTACGGGTTCTTTGTGGCCAATGACATTTGGTTTGGCCTGCTGTGCTGTCGAAATGATGCACGCGGGCGCTGCACGTTATGACTTGGATCGCTTTGGTGTTGTATTTCGTCCGTCGCCACGCCAATCAGACTTAATGATTGTGGCAGGAACCTTGTGCAACAAAATGGCGCCTGCTTTACGTAAAGTTTACGATCAAATGCCAGAGCCGCGCTGGGTGATTTCGATGGGGTCCTGCGCCAATGGGGGTGGTTATTATCACTACTCATATTCTGTTGTGCGTGGTTGTGATCGCATTGTACCGGTCGATGTTTATGTTCCTGGCTGTCCTCCGACAGCTGAAGCGCTCTTGTACGGCATTATTCAGCTGCAAAACAAGATTAAGCGTACCAATACCATTGCGCGCTCGTGAGGTGAACTGTGGCGAATAAGTTAGAAACGCTCATGGGTAGTCTGCGTGCTGTTTTGGGTGAGGCAAAAATTGCTTCGCTGAAAACCGCGCTGGATGAAGTGACGCTAGAAGTGCCGGCAAGCTTGTGGTCTGAAGTGGCTTTATTGCTGCGTGATGATCCACAGTTGCAATTTGAGCAATTAATTGATGCCTGTGGTATTGATTATAGTACGTATAAAGATGGAGTATGGGAGGGCGCTCGCTTTGCGACGGTCTACCATTTGCTGTCGTACAAATACAATGTGCGCTTACGTGTAAGAGTATTCTGTATTGATGATGCCTTTCCAGTCGTTAATTCCGTGGTTGAGGTTTGGCCAGCAATTAATTGGTTTGAGCGCGAATCATTCGACTTATACGGGATTATTTATCAAGGCCACCCAGATCTACGACGTTTGTTGACAGATTATGGTTTTGTTGGGCACCCCTTCCGTAAAGATTTTCCACTGTCTGGCTTTGTTGAAATGCGTTATGACGCTGAACAGGCACGTGTGATCTATCAGGCTGTAACCATCGAGCCGCGTGAAATAACACCGCGCATTATCCGCGAGGAGAACTACGGTGGCTGCTGAAATCCGTAATTACACATTAAATTTTGGTCCACAACATCCGGCAGCGCATGGTGTATTGCGTTTGGTGCTGGAGTTGGATGGCGAAGTAGTCGAGCGTGCTGATCCGCACATTGGTCTCTTGCATCGTGGTACTGAAAAATTAGCCGAAAGTAAAACCTACATTCAGTCTTTGCCTTATATGGATCGTCTTGATTATGTGTCAATGATGTCCAATGAGCATGCCTACTGTATGGCAATTGAGAAGCTGCTCAATTTAGATGTGCCAATTCGAGCTCAATATATTCGCGTTATGTTCGACGAAATTACGCGGATTTTGAATCATCTGTTGTGGATTGGTGCACATGGTATTGACTGTGGCGCAATGACTATTTTCCTTTACGCTTTCCGTGAGCGTGAAGATTTGATGGACTGCTACGAGGCCGTTTCTGGTGCTCGGATGCATGCTGCATATTATCGTCCGGGCGGCGTCTATCGCGACTTGCCGGATGAAATGCCAAAATATCAAGCTTCGAAAATCCGTAATGCAGCGGCAATTAAGCGTTTAAATTCTAATCGCGAAGGCAGCTTGCTCGACTTTATCGAAGATTTCACCAATCGATTCCCAAAATATGTCGATGAGTATGAAACTCTGCTAACAGATAATCGTATCTGGAAGCAACGTACTGTGGGTATTGGTGTGGTATCGCCTGAGCGAGCATTGGCGTTGGGCTTTACTGGTGCGATGTTACGTGGTTCTGGCGTTGAATGGGATTTGCGTAAAAAGCAACCGTATGAAGTGTACGACAAGATGGATTTTGACATCCCTGTCGGCAAAAACGGTGATTGCTACGATCGTTATTTGGTGCGTGTTGAAGAAATGCGTCAATCAAACCGCATTATTAAGCAATGCGTGCAATGGTTAAAAGAAAATCCAGGTCCGGTCATCACGACTAACCATAAAGTGGCGCCGCCTTCTCGTGAAGGAATGAAGTCGAATATGGAAGACTTGATTCACCACTTTAAATTGTTCACTGAAGGTATGCATGTGCCTGAAGGTGAGGCGTATGCCGCAATTGAACATCCAAAAGGTGAGTTTGGTATTTACATGGTTTCCGATGGTGCAAATAAACCATATCGAATGAAAATCAGAGCGCCTGGTTACGTGCATTTGTCTGGTTTAGACGAAATGTCACGAGGACATATGATTTCAGACGTTGTTGCAATTATTGGTACGCAAGATATCGTATTTGGGGAGATTGATCGCTAATGTCTTTACACAATCTTCTTTCCGTAGATTCAATTAGGCAAATTGACCGTGAAGTTGCTAAATATCCAGCAGAACAATCTCGTTCTGCGGTGATGGGCGCTTTGCGAATTGCTCAGGTTGAAAAGCGTTCTTTATCTAATGAGTTGGTTGAAGCGATTGCAATCTATTTAAATATTGCACCGCTCGCCGCTTATGAAGTCGCGACTTTTTATAATATGTACGACATGAAGCCGGTTGGTAAGTACAAACTTACGGTTTGTACCAATCTACCCTGCGCTTTGTCTGGTGGCTATACCACAGCTGAATATTTGAAACAAAAGTTGGGTATTGGTTTTAATGAAACAACTGCCGATGGTAAATTCACTTTAAAAGAAGGTGAGTGCATGGGAGCCTGTGGTTATGCACCTGTAATGTTGGTGAATAACCACAGCATGTGTAATCACATGACGCCAGAAGCCATTGATAAAAAACTGGCGGAGCTCGAATAATGACCGTCTATGTAAAAGGCGTCGTGTTCGAGGGCGTCGAATTTGAAGATCCAAATTGCTGGCACCTTGACGAATATGTGAAGCGTGGCGGTTATGCAGCGTTGAAAAAAATCATTAATGACAAAATCACTCAAGATGAAGTCATTGCAGAAATGAAGACTTCAGGCTTGCGCGGCCGTGGTGGTGCAGGTTTCCCTACTGGGCTGAAGTGGTCTTTCATGCCGCGCAGTTTTCCAGGTCAAAAATATTTGGTATGCAATACCGATGAAGGCGAACCTGGTACCTTTAAAGATCTCGATATTCAAGTGTATAACCCACATGCTTTGATTGAAGGCATGATTATTGGTGCTTACGCTATGGGTATTTCTGTTGGGTATAACTATATCCATGGCGAAATCTTTGAAGCCTATGAGCGTTTTGAAATCGCACTTGAGCAAGCACGTGCTGCGGGTTTTTTAGGCGATAACATTTTAGGCTCTGATTTTAGTTTTCAGCTGCATGCGCATCATGGTTATGGCGCCTATATCTGTGGTGAAGAAACTGCATTGCTTGAATCATTGGAAGGCAAAAAAGGCCAGCCGCGATTTAAACCGCCGTTCCCTGCTTCTTATGGTTTATACGGCAAGCCAACAACGATTAATAATACCGAAACGTTTGCCTCGGTACCGTACATTATCCGCGAAGGCGGCCAGAAATTCCTTGAGCTAGGTAAACCTAATAACGGTGGCACTAAATTATTCTCGGTTTCTGGTCATGTTAACCGTCCGGGTAATTACGAAATCCCGCTTGGTACTCCTTTTTCTGAATTATTAGAAATGTGCGGCGGTATGCGTGATGGTAAAAAACTGAAAGCTGTGATTCCTGGTGGATCTTCAGCGCCAGTATTACCTGCTGAAATCATGATGCAATGTACGATGGATTACGATTCTATCGCTAAGGCCGGCTCAATGTTGGGGTCTGGTGCAGTGATCGTGATGGATGAAACCGTCAGTATGGTAAGTGCATTAGAGCGCTTGTCGTATTTCTATCATGAAGAATCATGTGGTCAATGCACGCCTTGCCGTGAAGGTACTGGCTGGTTGTATCGTGTGGTACATCGTATCGCGCATGGCGAAGGTCGTATGGAAGACCTCGATTTGCTATCGCGTGTTGGTGATAACATCGCTGGCCGCACAATTTGTGCGTTAGGTGATGCTGCAGTTTTCCCTGTGCGTGGAATGTTGAAACACTTCCGCCATGAATTCGAGGATTTGATTAATCAATCTCAGTCATCCAAGCCTTTGTAATTGGGTCGTCTGTTATTAGTCGAATTTTCTTTTGAATTATTGCCTTTGAATCGAGTCGAGCATGTTGGAAATCGAAATCGACGGTAAAAAATTGACAGTCCCTGGTGGTAGCACTGTGATGGACGCAGCCAATTCGATTGGTGTGCACATTCCACATTTTTGCTATCACAAGAAACTCTCAATTGCCGCAAGCTGCCGTATGTGTCTAGTCCAGGTTGAAAAAGCACCCAAGCCTTTGCCGGCCTGTGCAACACCTGTTACTGATGGCATGAAAGTTTGGACCCATTCTGATCAAGCGGTTACCGCACAGAAAGGGGTAATGGAATTTTTGCTGATTAATCACCCATTGGATTGTCCAATTTGTGATCAAGGTGGCGAATGTCAGTTACAAGATCTGGCTGTTGGCTATGGCCAAACAGGCTCTGAATACGCAGAGGAAAAGCGTGTCGTTGCCAATAAAGATCTTGGACCTTTGATTTCAACGGATATGACGCGCTGTATTCATTGCAGCCGTTGCGTTCGTTTTACTGAAGAAATCGCCGGCTTCCAAGAATTAGGCATGGCCAATCGCGGAGAATTTACCGAAGTAATGCCATTTATTGGCAAAACGGTGAATTCAGAGATTTCTGGCAACGTGATCGATTTGTGTCCGGTTGGCGCTTTAACTAGCAAGCCATTCCGTTACACCGCGCGCACGTGGGAATTGTCTCGCCGTAAATCGGTGAGTGCACACGATGGTTTGGGTTCTAACTTGGTCGTACAAGTTAAGAACAACAAAGTAATGCGTGTATTGCCGTTGGAAAATGAAGCAATCAATGAATGCTGGCTATCAGATCGCGATCGCTATTCATACGAAGCTTTGAATTCGGAAGAGCGCCTGACTAAGCCGATGCTCAAGCAAGGCGGTGTTTGGCAAGAAACCGATTGGCAAACAGCACTTGAATACGTTGCCAATGGTTTAAAGCAAGTGATTGCTGAACATGGCAAAAATAGTATTGCTGCAGTTGCATCGCCAAGCTCTACAGTTGAAGAGTTATTTGCTTTACGTAAAGTGATGGCCGGTTTGGGTGTTGAATCGGTGCAGGCATTCGCTCGCAGTGCTGATTTCTCGCTAAAAACGCAAGGCGCTCAATGGTTAGGCCAGTCATTGCTTGAGCTATCACAAAATGAAGCTGTTTTGTTGGTGGGCTCCACATTGCGTAAAGAGCAGCCATTATTGGCGCAACGGTTACGTCAATCGGTGAAAAAAGGCTTGCAGCTATCCGCAGTCAATGCGCACTCAGATGAAATGTTGACCAAGCTGGTTGGCGAAGTTGTCGTGCGTCCGGACCAGCTGGTGGAAGGCTTATTGCAAGTTATACAAGCATTTGTTGAGTTGAAATCAGTACCAGTGCCTACTGGCGTTGATTTATCGAATGTGTTGGTTTCTGATGCCGCACGTGCGATTGCTTTGAGTTTTGATGGCAAAGCCAAAACCGCCATTTTGTTGGGTAATGTGGCCCAAACTAGCGCGCGTTATGCTGAAATTTACGCTGCTGCAACTGCGTTAGCAGTGCTGACTGGCGCAACATTGGGTGTGCCTGCCATGGCTGCCAATAGTGTTGGTGCGCAATTAGTTGGTGCGGATCTCGGTGGGGATGTGTTTGGTGCAGGTGCATTGGCAGACGCTAAAAAAGCGTATGTATTTTTAGGTGTTGAGCCTGAATATGATGCACACAACGGTGCTTATGCTTTGGCCGCTGCAAAAAATGCAGAAATGGTGGTTGTCATGTCACCATTCCAAAGCTGTGCCATGGATTATGCCGATGTGATTTTACCTATCTCTCCATTTAGCGAAACATCAGGTACGTTCGTGAATATGGAAGGTAAAGCACAAAGCTTTAATGGTGTAGTTCGGCCATTGGGCGAGACTCGTCCAGCGTGGAAAGTATTCCGAGTGCTCGGTAATCTATTTGGATTCTCTGGTTTTGAATACAACTCATCAGAAGAAATTCGTGATGAAGCGCTAGCCGGCGAAATTGCTCCGCGCTTAAGTAATACCGTAGTAAGTACACACGCTGTGCGTGCACAAGCTGCACAGGGTTTGGTTCGCTTAGGCGAAGTGCCTTTGTATCAGGTTGATTCCATCGTTCGTCGCTCACCAAGTTTACAAGCAACTCAAGACGCTTTGCTCGCCAGCACTTTACGTGCAAATACGGCGACACTGACTAAATTGGGCTTGGTTGTTGATGGTCAAGCCATTGTTCAGCAAGAACAGGGTAGTGCCACACTGTTGGTAGCGCTCGATGATGGCTTAGTTGACGATGTAATTCGCGTTGCTGCTTCGCATCCATTGACTCGTAATTTGGGTGATATGGTTGGCGCTGTTGAAGTGCTGAAGGCTTAAGGGGGCAGAACATGGAATTTCTACAAAGTTATTTGGGTTATGACATTGCTTTTGTCGTTTGGACGCTACTCAAGATTGTTTTGATAGTGGCGCCGATTATGGGGGCAGTGGCTTATTTAACGCTGGCAGAACGTAAAGTGATCGGTTTTATGCAAATCCGGATTGGCCCTAATCGGGTTGGTCCTTTCGGTTTGCTACAACCGGTTGCTGATGGCGTAAAGCTATTGTTAAAAGAAATTATTGCACCTAGCGCTGCTGATAAGAAGCTGTTCTTTTTAGCTCCTATCATGGTATTGGTTCCTGCGCTAGGCGCATGGGCGGTTGTACCGTTTTACCCTGGGTATGTATTGGCCGATGTGAATGTAGGTTTGCTCTACGTGATGGCCATTACTTCAATGGGTGTTTACGGTGTGATCTTGGCAGGATGGGCGTCTAATTCGAAATATGCTTTCTTGGGTGGTATGCGTGCAGCTGCTCAAGTAATCTCTTACGAATTGGCAATGGGTTTTGCTCTGGTTGGCGTAATTATGGTTTCAGGTAGTTTGAACCTCACCGCGATCGTTGAGCAGCAAGGTCAGGGCATGGCCGGTGGTTCGCTCTTATCTTGGAATTTGATCCCGCTGTTGCCACTGTTTGTTGTGTATTTCATCGCAGGTGTCGCTGAAACTAACCGTGCACCATTTGACGTGACTGAAGGTGAATCTGAGATTGTTGCTGGACACATGGTTGAGTATTCGGGCATGGGTTTTGCGCTGTTCTTCTTGGCTGAATACGCCAATATGATTTTGATTTCAGCAATGGCTTCGGTGATGTTTTTGGGTGGGTGGTTGTCACCATTCCCGGCGTCAATTCCTGTTCTTGGCGCGGCGAGCCCGCTGTGGTGGGTGTTGAAAGTTGCATTCTTGCTGTTCTGCTTCTTGTGGTTCCGCGCAACATTTCCGCGATATCGTTACGATCAATTAATGCGCCTAGGTTGGAAGATCTTTATTCCAGTAACTTTGGTTTGGATTGTCTTGGTGGGTGCTTGGATGCAGACCCCTTGGTCGATCTGGTAATGGAAAAGGACTTACGCCATGGATAAAATTTTATATTTCTTTAAAACCTTCTTGCTGGTTGAATTGGTGAAGGGCTTGTTATTAACGGGTCGTCACTTTTTCCAGCGCAAGATTACTGTGCAATTTCCTGAGGAAAAAACACCGTATAGCCCGCGTTTTCGTGGTTTACATGCTCAGCGCCGCTACGCCAATGGCGAAGAGCGTTGTATTGCTTGCAAATTGTGTGAAGCGGTTTGCCCAGCTATGGCGATTACGATTGAATCAGAGGCGCGTCCGGACGATAAAACTCGTCGTACCAGCCGTTATGATATTGACCTGACTAAATGTATTTTTTGCGGTTTTTGTGAAGAAGCCTGTCCGGTTGATGCGATTGTAGAAACGCATATTTATGAATATCACGGTGAAAAACGTGGCGATTTGTATTACACCAAGCCAATGTTGTTGGCAGTCGGTGATAAATACGAAGCTGAAATCGCTGAACGCAAAGCTGCTGATGCTAAGTATCGCTAGGAATAAAATATGACTTTAGCGCTTTTTTATATCTTTGCTGCAGTGCTGATTTTTGCCGCATTTCGTGTGATTACAGCTAAGAACCCAGTCCATGCCGTGCTGTATTTGGTGTTGTCTTTCTTTAATAGCGCCGTATTGTGGATGCTGATTAAAGCTGAGTTTTTGGCGGTTTCACTGATTGTGATTTATGTCGGTGCGGTAATGGTGTTGTTCTTGTTTGTGGTGATGATGCTGGATATTAACTTCGAAGCGTTACGCAAGAGCTTTTGGAAGTTTTTACCTGTGGCAGGTACCGTTGCAATCATTATGTTGATTGAAATGGTGCTGATTTTGTCGCATCGTGCAGCACAAATTGATGAATCACGTTTGCTTGAGCCAAGCTTTAACACTGCATCAGCTGAAACATTGGGCATGTTAATTTATACCCAGTATTTCTTGCCATTCCAGTTGTCAGCAGTGTTGCTGCTGGTTGGGATGATTGCAGCAATTGCTCTGACATTACGCAAACGTAAGAATACCAAGTATATCAATCCAGGTGAGCAAGTTCGTGTCAAGCGCGACGATCGCTTACGGATTGTAAAAATGGCCTCTGAGCCAAAAGATTCGGCAAATGATGCCCAGTCTACCGATCAACCTGCAGCCTAATTGGCCTAGATAAGAGTTTAGGGAGGATATGTGCTTACACTGACTCATTACCTTGTGCTGGGCGCAATTATGTTTGCGATCAGCGTGTTTGGCATTTTCATGAACCGCAAAAATCTAATCGTATTGCTAATGGCAATCGAATTGATGTTGTTGTCCGTGAATATGAATTTCATCGCGTTTTCGCAGTTTTTAGGCGATACCGGTGGCCAGATTTTCGTCTTCTTTATCCTAACCGTTGCTGCAGCCGAATCGGCTATTGGCCTCGCTATCTTGGTGGTGCTCTTCCGTAATTTACGGTCGATTAACGTCGAAGATTTGGATAGCCTGAAGGGTTAAACCGGACAACATAGAATCGGACAATAATACCAATGGATATGAAATCGATTTATCTGCTTATACCGCTAGCGCCATTATTGGGCTCGCTAATCGCTGGTTTGTTTGGCTGGGCGATTGGCCGTCGAGCGGCACATATTGCAACGATTGCAGGCGTTGCTGTGTCGTTTGCTTTGTCGGCGTATACCTTAAATTATTTGCTCAATGGTGGCGAATCGTTTAATGGCA contains:
- the nuoH gene encoding NADH-quinone oxidoreductase subunit NuoH; translation: MEFLQSYLGYDIAFVVWTLLKIVLIVAPIMGAVAYLTLAERKVIGFMQIRIGPNRVGPFGLLQPVADGVKLLLKEIIAPSAADKKLFFLAPIMVLVPALGAWAVVPFYPGYVLADVNVGLLYVMAITSMGVYGVILAGWASNSKYAFLGGMRAAAQVISYELAMGFALVGVIMVSGSLNLTAIVEQQGQGMAGGSLLSWNLIPLLPLFVVYFIAGVAETNRAPFDVTEGESEIVAGHMVEYSGMGFALFFLAEYANMILISAMASVMFLGGWLSPFPASIPVLGAASPLWWVLKVAFLLFCFLWFRATFPRYRYDQLMRLGWKIFIPVTLVWIVLVGAWMQTPWSIW
- the nuoK gene encoding NADH-quinone oxidoreductase subunit NuoK, with product MLTLTHYLVLGAIMFAISVFGIFMNRKNLIVLLMAIELMLLSVNMNFIAFSQFLGDTGGQIFVFFILTVAAAESAIGLAILVVLFRNLRSINVEDLDSLKG
- a CDS encoding NADH-quinone oxidoreductase subunit J, which produces MTLALFYIFAAVLIFAAFRVITAKNPVHAVLYLVLSFFNSAVLWMLIKAEFLAVSLIVIYVGAVMVLFLFVVMMLDINFEALRKSFWKFLPVAGTVAIIMLIEMVLILSHRAAQIDESRLLEPSFNTASAETLGMLIYTQYFLPFQLSAVLLLVGMIAAIALTLRKRKNTKYINPGEQVRVKRDDRLRIVKMASEPKDSANDAQSTDQPAA
- the nuoG gene encoding NADH-quinone oxidoreductase subunit NuoG — translated: MLEIEIDGKKLTVPGGSTVMDAANSIGVHIPHFCYHKKLSIAASCRMCLVQVEKAPKPLPACATPVTDGMKVWTHSDQAVTAQKGVMEFLLINHPLDCPICDQGGECQLQDLAVGYGQTGSEYAEEKRVVANKDLGPLISTDMTRCIHCSRCVRFTEEIAGFQELGMANRGEFTEVMPFIGKTVNSEISGNVIDLCPVGALTSKPFRYTARTWELSRRKSVSAHDGLGSNLVVQVKNNKVMRVLPLENEAINECWLSDRDRYSYEALNSEERLTKPMLKQGGVWQETDWQTALEYVANGLKQVIAEHGKNSIAAVASPSSTVEELFALRKVMAGLGVESVQAFARSADFSLKTQGAQWLGQSLLELSQNEAVLLVGSTLRKEQPLLAQRLRQSVKKGLQLSAVNAHSDEMLTKLVGEVVVRPDQLVEGLLQVIQAFVELKSVPVPTGVDLSNVLVSDAARAIALSFDGKAKTAILLGNVAQTSARYAEIYAAATALAVLTGATLGVPAMAANSVGAQLVGADLGGDVFGAGALADAKKAYVFLGVEPEYDAHNGAYALAAAKNAEMVVVMSPFQSCAMDYADVILPISPFSETSGTFVNMEGKAQSFNGVVRPLGETRPAWKVFRVLGNLFGFSGFEYNSSEEIRDEALAGEIAPRLSNTVVSTHAVRAQAAQGLVRLGEVPLYQVDSIVRRSPSLQATQDALLASTLRANTATLTKLGLVVDGQAIVQQEQGSATLLVALDDGLVDDVIRVAASHPLTRNLGDMVGAVEVLKA
- the nuoI gene encoding NADH-quinone oxidoreductase subunit NuoI — translated: MDKILYFFKTFLLVELVKGLLLTGRHFFQRKITVQFPEEKTPYSPRFRGLHAQRRYANGEERCIACKLCEAVCPAMAITIESEARPDDKTRRTSRYDIDLTKCIFCGFCEEACPVDAIVETHIYEYHGEKRGDLYYTKPMLLAVGDKYEAEIAERKAADAKYR